Proteins found in one Quercus robur chromosome 2, dhQueRobu3.1, whole genome shotgun sequence genomic segment:
- the LOC126712876 gene encoding hydroxyproline O-arabinosyltransferase 1, whose protein sequence is MGCGNVFFTLLITFSVALITYNIIISSNAPLKQELPGPSRSSSSITVDPIIKMPLDKSRGGSGSKRLFHTAVTASDSVYNTWQCRVMYYWFKKMKETPNSDMGGFTRILHSGKPDKHMNEIPTFVAQPLPSGMDQGYIVLNRPWAFVQWLQQADIKEDYILMSEPDHIIVKPIPNLSRDGLGAAFPFFYIEPKKYESVLRKYFPEEKGPITDIDPIGNSPVIVGKESLKKIAPTWMNVSLAMKKDPETDKAFGWVLEMYAYAVSSALHGVGNILYKDFMIQPPWDTEVGKKFIIHYTYGCDYNMKGELTYGKIGEWRFDKRSYDSVAPPRNLPLPPPGVPESVVTLVKMVNEATANIPNWGS, encoded by the exons atggGTTGTGGGAATGTGTTCTTCACACTACTCATAACCTTCTCAGTAGCTCTAATCACCTACAACATAATCATCTCATCCAATGCTCCTCTCAAGCAAGAGCTTCCAGGCCCATCCAGATCTTCTTCATCAATCACAGTGGACCCCATAATCAAGATGCCTTTGGACAAATCCAGAGGTGGGTCCGGTTCGAAGAGGCTGTTCCACACGGCGGTGACTGCCTCGGACTCTGTCTACAACACGTGGCAGTGCAGAGTCATGTACTACTGGTtcaagaagatgaaggaaaCACCCAATTCTGATATGGGTGGGTTCACCAGGATCTTGCATTCTGGGAAGCCTGACAAACACATGAATGAGATCCCAACTTTTGTTGCTCAGCCTCTCCCTTCTGGAATGGACCAG GGTTATATAGTCCTCAACAGACCTTGGGCATTTGTGCAATGGCTTCAACAAGCAGACATTAAAGAAGA CTACATACTGATGTCGGAGCCAGATCATATTATTGTCAAGCCCATACCGAACTTATCAAGAGATGGGCTTGGAGCTgcatttccattcttttataTTGAACCTAAGAAGTACGAGTCAGTACTAAGAAAGTATTTTCCTGAGGAAAAGGGACCAATAACTGACATTGACCCAATAGGGAATTCTCCTGTCATAGTTGGGAAG gaatctctcaaaaaaatagcTCCCACTTGGATGAATGTTTCCTTAGCAATGAAGAAGGATCCTGAAACTGATAAGGCTTTTGGTTGGGTGCTTGAAAT GTATGCTTATGCTGTTTCATCTGCTCTGCATGGTGTTGGTAACATCTTGTACAAGGACTTCATGATTCAG CCTCCATGGGATACAGAAGTTGGCAAGAAGTTCATAATTCATTATACTTATGGATGTGACTACAATATGAAG GGTGAGTTAACCTATGGAAAGATAGGAGAATGGAGGTTTGACAAAAGGTCTTATGATTCTGTTGCACCGCCAAGAAACCTTCCACTTCCTCCACCAGGTGTTCCTGAAAGTGTG GTGACTCTGGTAAAAATGGTCAATGAAGCCACAGCAAATATTCCAAATTGGGGATCGTAG